One region of Juglans regia cultivar Chandler chromosome 4, Walnut 2.0, whole genome shotgun sequence genomic DNA includes:
- the LOC109018923 gene encoding short-chain dehydrogenase reductase 2a yields the protein MTAQVMPDKPLQGIHALGRENTSPPPSHKRLEGKIAIVTGGSRGIGEATVRLFARHGAKVVVADVEDTLGNALADSLAPSVTYFHCDVSLEEDIQNLIESTISRYGQLDILFNNAGVLGNQSKAHKIIVDFDIDEFDRVMRVNVRGVALGIKHAARVMIPRRVGCIISTASVAGVMGGLGPHAYTASKHAIVGLTKNTACELGRYGIRINCISPFGVATPMLINAWKSTSSDEEEDFMDFGKPREEEVEKMEDFVRGLANLKGPTLRTKDIAEAALYLASDESKYVSGHNLVVDGGITTSRNCVNL from the exons ATGACTGCCCAAGTGATGCCTGACAAACCCCTTCAGGGGATTCATGCTTTAGGAAGGGAAAACActtctcctcctccctctcatAAAAG GTTGGAGGGAAAGATTGCGATTGTCACTGGTGGTTCTAGAGGCATTGGGGAAGCAACGGTGAGGCTTTTTGCCAGACATGGTGCCAAGGTGGTCGTCGCCGACGTCGAGGATACCCTTGGAAATGCGCTCGCCGATTCCTTAGCTCCTTCAGTAACCTATTTTCACTGTGATGTTAGCTTGGAAGAAGACATTCAGAACTTGATTGAGTCGACCATTTCTCGCTACGGACAGCTTGACATCCTTTTCAACAATGCCGGCGTTCTTGGAAACCAATCCAAGGCCCACAAGATTATCGTAGACTTTGACATCGATGAATTTGATCGTGTAATGCGTGTCAATGTGAGAGGGGTAGCGCTAGGAATCAAGCATGCGGCTCGCGTGATGATTCCCAGACGAGTTGGGTGCATCATTTCGACGGCCAGTGTCGCCGGAGTCATGGGAGGGCTGGGACCGCATGCTTACACGGCTTCAAAGCACGCAATTGTTGGGCTTACGAAGAACACAGCGTGTGAACTGGGGCGCTACGGGATTAGGATTAACTGTATTTCTCCATTTGGGGTGGCCACACCCATGCTAATCAATGCATGGAAAAGTACTAGTAGTGATGAGGAAGAGGATTTTATGGATTTTGGGAAGCCTCGCGAGGAAGAAgtagagaaaatggaggatttTGTAAGAGGGCTTGCCAACTTGAAAGGTCCAACCCTAAGGACTAAAGACATAGCCGAGGCTGCTCTTTACCTTGCTAGCGATGAATCCAAATATGTTAGTGGCCATAACCTTGTTGTAGATGGTGGCATTACCACCTCAAGAAATTGTGTGAACCTGTAA
- the LOC109018926 gene encoding senescence associated gene 20-like — MAAACKNCVESPLILESNLEPEMQINKAIVEELYKALAQGQTETVAGLLASDLEWWFHGPPKCQHMMRVLTGVSGCNEFTFEPRSISAIGDDCVIVEGWEGAQAYWVHVWSLKDGLITQFREYFNTWLTVKDMRPWEFGHEVNDSTLWQSQPRDLYERSLPGLMLAI; from the coding sequence ATGGCAGCTGCCTGCAAGAATTGCGTTGAATCTCCATTAATATTGGAGTCCAATTTAGAGCCAGAAATGCAGATCAACAAGGCAATCGTTGAGGAGCTTTACAAGGCATTGGCACAAGGTCAAACTGAGACAGTGGCGGGGCTCCTGGCAAGTGACCTTGAATGGTGGTTCCATGGACCTCCAAAATGCCAACACATGATGAGGGTGCTCACAGGAGTGTCTGGCTGCAACGAGTTCACGTTCGAGCCAAGAAGCATTTCTGCCATAGGTGATGATTGCGTGATTGTGGAGGGCTGGGAAGGTGCGCAAGCTTATTGGGTGCACGTATGGAGTCTAAAAGATGGTCTAATCACACAGTTCAGGGAGTATTTCAACACATGGCTCACCGTTAAGGATATGAGGCCATGGGAGTTTGGGCACGAGGTCAATGACAGTACGCTTTGGCAGAGCCAACCTCGGGACCTGTACGAGCGTTCTCTTCCTGGCCTTATGCTTGCTATTTAA